One Deinococcus grandis DNA window includes the following coding sequences:
- a CDS encoding histidine phosphatase family protein, whose amino-acid sequence MQTAAPLARALGLPVHAHPDAHEVGGLYWGAWDGERGPTPGETPAGLRAHCPDLRWPGDLSPDAPWDGGFETDDPVVHADRARRLLGDLRARHGPDDRVGLVTHQLFAQFLIAALLGSDLPSLPATLRVNNTATCAFDLRGDTVRVGWINRHDHLGGHLGGALVTA is encoded by the coding sequence GTGCAGACCGCCGCGCCCCTGGCCCGCGCGCTGGGCCTCCCGGTACACGCCCACCCCGACGCGCACGAGGTCGGAGGGCTGTACTGGGGCGCGTGGGACGGCGAGCGCGGCCCCACCCCCGGCGAGACCCCTGCGGGCCTGCGGGCGCACTGCCCCGACCTCCGCTGGCCTGGCGACCTGTCCCCCGACGCCCCCTGGGACGGGGGGTTCGAAACGGACGACCCGGTCGTGCATGCGGACCGGGCGCGCCGACTGCTCGGTGACCTGCGCGCCCGCCACGGACCGGACGACCGGGTGGGGCTGGTCACGCACCAGCTCTTCGCGCAGTTCCTGATCGCGGCGCTGCTGGGCAGCGACCTGCCCAGCCTGCCCGCCACGCTGCGCGTGAACAACACCGCCACCTGCGCCTTCGACCTGCGCGGCGACACTGTCCGGGTCGGGTGGATCAACCGGCACGACCATCTGGGGGGGCACCTGGGTGGGGCGCTCGTCACGGCCTGA
- a CDS encoding DUF503 domain-containing protein, with translation MALGYVGVLTIRVEMPWVASLKEKRALVRPVVERLKVRFPLTVARLDGLDAHDWEVIGVATLSNDYGWVEETLRMAADYIAKEGPYRVTSEQIEITPLGSDEDE, from the coding sequence GTGGCCCTGGGGTACGTGGGCGTCCTGACCATCCGCGTCGAGATGCCCTGGGTCGCCAGTCTGAAAGAGAAACGCGCCCTGGTGCGCCCCGTCGTCGAGCGGCTCAAGGTCCGCTTCCCCCTGACCGTCGCCCGCCTGGACGGCCTGGACGCCCACGACTGGGAGGTCATCGGCGTCGCCACCCTCAGCAACGACTACGGCTGGGTGGAGGAGACCCTGCGCATGGCCGCCGACTACATCGCCAAGGAAGGCCCGTACCGCGTGACCAGCGAGCAGATCGAGATCACCCCACTGGGCTCCGACGAGGACGAGTAG
- a CDS encoding serine/threonine-protein kinase: MPLAGQVVGNGVRLVRPVGRGSHSLVYFAVARDGQPCAVKIFPAHLGGYAEREYDHAHDLHHPRLVRVIERTVVDDQPALVSTLARGEVLFRRYAQRPAVQQERRAFLLTLVHLLDALGYLHERGLVHRDIKPENIIVEEDGSAKLVDFDLSGPAFETFDAPLRMGTAAFQSPEAARGEPLGPESDLYGVGVLLGWGIHGSLPDPDDPHPHTLDPLQPLYLGLTRPDRAERSNDAARVRAELLRLAGLPY, translated from the coding sequence ATGCCTCTTGCAGGACAGGTCGTGGGAAACGGCGTCCGGCTGGTCCGACCGGTCGGACGCGGCTCGCACAGCCTGGTGTACTTCGCGGTCGCCCGCGACGGCCAGCCCTGCGCCGTGAAGATATTCCCCGCGCACCTGGGCGGCTACGCCGAACGCGAATACGACCACGCGCACGACCTGCACCACCCCCGGCTGGTCCGCGTGATCGAACGGACCGTCGTGGACGACCAGCCGGCCCTGGTCAGCACCCTGGCGCGCGGCGAGGTGCTGTTCCGCCGCTACGCGCAGCGGCCCGCCGTGCAGCAGGAACGCCGCGCCTTCCTGCTGACCCTCGTGCACCTGCTCGACGCGCTGGGCTACCTGCACGAGCGCGGACTCGTGCACCGCGACATCAAACCCGAGAACATCATCGTCGAGGAGGACGGCAGCGCGAAACTGGTGGACTTCGACCTGTCCGGCCCCGCCTTCGAGACCTTCGACGCGCCGCTGCGCATGGGCACCGCCGCCTTCCAGAGCCCCGAAGCGGCGCGCGGCGAACCACTGGGCCCCGAGAGCGACCTGTACGGCGTGGGCGTCCTGCTCGGCTGGGGCATCCACGGCTCGCTGCCCGACCCGGACGACCCGCACCCGCACACCCTGGACCCGCTGCAACCCCTGTACCTGGGCCTGACCCGACCCGACCGCGCCGAGCGGTCCAACGACGCCGCGCGCGTCCGCGCCGAACTGCTGCGGCTGGCGGGCCTGCCGTACTGA
- a CDS encoding heavy-metal-associated domain-containing protein produces MTGMTNTATRVLLGVRGMSRDAGTTVAQALSAMPGVVKATPDEGQLEVHYDPSQLTVMDIVRAIRRQGFLAGMI; encoded by the coding sequence ATGACAGGCATGACCAACACCGCCACCCGCGTGCTGCTGGGCGTGCGCGGCATGAGCCGCGACGCCGGAACCACCGTCGCCCAGGCCCTGAGCGCCATGCCCGGCGTCGTGAAAGCCACCCCCGACGAGGGCCAGCTGGAAGTCCACTACGACCCCTCGCAACTGACCGTCATGGACATCGTGCGCGCCATCCGCCGACAGGGTTTCCTGGCCGGCATGATCTGA
- a CDS encoding 3'(2'),5'-bisphosphate nucleotidase CysQ — protein sequence MTAPTFSHELSVASALAREAGALLLAHLRAGFTVEHKTSADDPVTVADREASTLIMTALAAAFPADGLLSEEETDDRARLGHDRVWIVDPIDGTKEYSTGLPDYCVSIGLAVGGEPVLGVVYAPETDELFSGVVGQGVTLNGQPVPAPGSGPDWRIAVSDTEHGRELHAVLLSGMKPSGSIALKLARIAAAQVDATFTMSPRSEWDIAAGHALLRAAGGDLRRRDGRPVRYNRPRPHIEQGLIGGTPAALDWLEGQLRGHRLPVAHLGLTRADPAWTLLPESDRAALDGHPGVNVRHASGEVLALLVVNPGTRQVERAEGDAFHLDRLTRDVTRALGTLQS from the coding sequence ATGACCGCTCCCACCTTCTCGCATGAACTCTCGGTCGCGTCGGCGCTGGCGCGCGAGGCCGGGGCGCTGCTGCTCGCGCACCTGCGCGCCGGGTTCACCGTGGAACACAAGACGAGTGCCGACGACCCCGTGACCGTCGCCGACCGCGAGGCGTCCACCCTGATCATGACCGCCCTGGCCGCCGCGTTCCCCGCCGACGGCCTGTTGTCCGAGGAGGAAACCGACGACCGCGCCCGCCTGGGCCATGACCGCGTGTGGATCGTGGACCCCATCGACGGTACGAAGGAGTACTCGACGGGCCTGCCGGACTACTGCGTGAGCATCGGTCTGGCGGTGGGCGGCGAGCCGGTGCTGGGCGTCGTGTACGCCCCGGAGACGGACGAACTGTTCAGCGGCGTGGTGGGGCAGGGCGTCACCCTGAACGGCCAGCCGGTGCCCGCGCCCGGCAGTGGGCCGGACTGGCGCATTGCCGTGTCCGACACCGAACACGGGCGGGAACTGCACGCCGTGCTCCTGAGCGGCATGAAACCCAGCGGGAGCATCGCCCTGAAACTCGCGCGGATCGCCGCCGCGCAGGTCGACGCGACCTTCACCATGTCCCCCCGCAGCGAGTGGGACATCGCCGCCGGGCACGCCCTGCTGCGCGCCGCCGGAGGAGACCTGCGCCGCCGCGACGGCCGCCCCGTCCGCTACAACCGGCCGCGCCCGCACATCGAACAGGGCCTGATCGGCGGCACGCCCGCCGCGCTGGACTGGCTGGAAGGGCAGCTGCGCGGGCACCGCCTGCCCGTCGCGCACCTGGGCCTGACCCGGGCCGACCCCGCCTGGACGCTGCTGCCCGAATCCGACCGCGCCGCGCTGGACGGCCATCCCGGCGTGAACGTTCGCCATGCCAGCGGCGAGGTGCTGGCCCTGCTCGTCGTGAACCCCGGCACCCGGCAGGTCGAGCGGGCCGAGGGCGACGCCTTCCACCTCGACCGCCTGACGCGGGACGTGACCCGCGCGCTGGGCACCCTCCAGAGCTGA
- a CDS encoding patatin-like phospholipase family protein, translated as MTYGLVLGGGGARGLAHVGVWRVLEEHGLTPGVLAGTSMGGLVGAFIAAGYSADEMERLSRGVSWRRLLDLRPGPGLVRPGVVSAWLADHLPATFEELRLPLAVTATDLRSGRAVYLSRGNLHDALRATTAYPGAVEPVAQGDLLLSDGGILNQVPVDAALFLGARRVLAVDVTAPVPLTLTERRGRLWRRDAGAGGTQPHLGTVQTLRRAVEIMQAQLTDARVGLYRPDVLLRPTLRDVDLLNFNRADAAIQAGVEAAQAQLPRLLTLPG; from the coding sequence ATGACGTACGGACTGGTCCTGGGAGGTGGCGGCGCGCGCGGGCTGGCGCACGTCGGGGTGTGGCGCGTGCTGGAGGAACACGGGTTGACGCCCGGCGTGCTGGCCGGGACGAGCATGGGCGGGCTGGTCGGGGCGTTCATCGCCGCCGGGTACAGCGCCGACGAGATGGAGCGCCTGTCGCGCGGCGTGTCCTGGCGGCGCCTGCTGGACCTGCGGCCCGGTCCCGGGCTGGTCCGCCCGGGCGTGGTGAGCGCGTGGCTGGCCGATCACCTGCCCGCCACGTTCGAGGAGTTGCGCCTGCCGCTGGCGGTGACGGCCACGGACCTGCGTTCGGGCCGCGCCGTGTACCTGTCGCGCGGGAACCTGCACGACGCGCTGCGCGCCACGACCGCGTACCCGGGCGCGGTGGAACCGGTCGCGCAGGGGGACCTGCTGCTGTCCGACGGGGGGATCCTGAATCAGGTGCCGGTGGACGCCGCGCTGTTCCTGGGGGCGCGGCGGGTGCTGGCGGTGGACGTCACGGCGCCCGTCCCGCTGACCCTGACCGAGCGGCGCGGGCGGCTGTGGCGGCGCGACGCCGGTGCGGGCGGGACGCAGCCGCACCTGGGGACGGTGCAGACCCTGCGCCGCGCGGTGGAGATCATGCAGGCGCAGCTGACCGACGCCCGGGTGGGCCTGTACCGTCCGGACGTGCTGCTGCGCCCCACGCTGCGGGACGTGGACCTGCTGAACTTCAACCGGGCGGACGCCGCCATCCAGGCGGGCGTGGAGGCCGCGCAGGCGCAGCTGCCGCGACTGCTGACCCTGCCCGGCTGA
- a CDS encoding NAD(P)-dependent oxidoreductase, whose protein sequence is MRVLLPDLPEFRALSQHDEHGVPGVTFDHYRRGHLPDGEADGVVLWLTDAATRTALLATPGVKWVLTLTAGIEHVQAHLPPGAALFNASRLHDRAVAVHALSGMLAAARGLHRFRDAQRRHHWDAPALPGDSGLTTLDGAHVVLWGHGHIGRNLEELLAPHGAHVHGIRSTTPTDERDELLAQADWVVLLLPSTPDTRGIVNAATLRGLKRGAWLVNVGRGNLVVTDDLLNALNSGQLGGAILDVTDPEPLPDGHPLWDQPNVILTPHIASTTTDLVARGAHLTRDFLIDLQQGHEPDGRVTAGRTY, encoded by the coding sequence ATGCGCGTCCTGCTGCCCGACCTGCCCGAATTCCGCGCCCTCAGCCAGCACGACGAACACGGCGTGCCCGGCGTCACCTTCGACCACTACCGCCGCGGCCACCTCCCCGACGGCGAGGCCGACGGCGTCGTCCTGTGGCTCACCGACGCCGCCACCCGCACCGCGCTCCTCGCCACGCCCGGTGTCAAATGGGTGCTCACCCTGACCGCCGGGATCGAACACGTCCAGGCGCACCTGCCACCCGGCGCCGCCCTGTTCAACGCCAGCCGCCTGCACGACCGCGCCGTCGCCGTGCACGCCCTGAGCGGCATGCTCGCCGCGGCACGCGGCCTGCACCGCTTCCGGGACGCGCAGCGCCGACACCACTGGGACGCCCCCGCCCTGCCCGGCGACTCCGGCCTGACCACCCTGGACGGCGCACACGTCGTCCTGTGGGGCCACGGGCACATCGGCCGGAACCTCGAAGAACTCCTCGCCCCACACGGCGCGCACGTGCACGGCATCCGCAGCACCACCCCCACGGACGAACGCGACGAGCTGCTCGCCCAGGCCGACTGGGTCGTGCTGCTGCTGCCCAGCACCCCCGACACGCGCGGCATCGTGAACGCCGCCACCCTGCGCGGCCTGAAACGCGGCGCGTGGCTCGTGAACGTCGGCCGCGGGAACCTCGTCGTCACCGACGACCTCCTGAACGCCCTGAACAGCGGGCAGCTGGGCGGCGCGATCCTCGACGTCACCGACCCCGAACCCCTCCCAGACGGGCACCCGCTGTGGGACCAGCCGAACGTGATCCTCACGCCGCACATCGCCAGCACCACCACCGACCTCGTCGCGCGCGGCGCGCACCTCACCCGCGACTTCCTGATCGACCTGCAACAGGGCCACGAACCCGACGGACGCGTCACCGCCGGACGCACGTACTGA
- a CDS encoding GNAT family N-acetyltransferase: MPDALTPRVTLKPLLDFTPHEWRVLHGFFRDRELADWNDAKPIRLPGFLFRRIMQDEERTGERHGFGVMDEHGTLIGSAELYDLRPSPPLTPTTATLGVMIGVPSLWGQGYGREAVQALLQWAFTRRDPTLNRIRLTTFGHNRRAQRAFLACGFREVHRTEREGRTDVHMELTRPEWLAAHPPGGSE; this comes from the coding sequence ATGCCAGACGCTCTCACGCCCCGCGTCACCCTGAAACCCCTGCTGGACTTCACGCCGCACGAGTGGCGCGTTCTGCACGGCTTCTTCCGCGACCGGGAACTGGCCGACTGGAACGACGCCAAACCCATCCGCCTGCCCGGCTTCCTGTTCCGCCGCATCATGCAGGACGAGGAACGCACCGGCGAACGCCACGGGTTCGGCGTCATGGACGAGCACGGCACCCTGATCGGCAGCGCCGAACTGTACGACCTGCGGCCCTCCCCGCCCCTCACGCCGACCACCGCCACGCTGGGCGTCATGATCGGCGTGCCCAGCCTGTGGGGCCAGGGCTACGGCCGCGAGGCCGTGCAGGCCCTCCTGCAGTGGGCGTTCACGCGCCGCGACCCCACCCTGAACCGCATCCGCCTGACCACCTTCGGCCACAACCGCCGCGCCCAGCGGGCCTTCCTCGCCTGCGGGTTCCGCGAGGTGCACCGCACCGAACGCGAGGGCCGCACCGACGTGCACATGGAACTCACCCGCCCCGAATGGCTGGCCGCGCACCCGCCCGGCGGGTCAGAATAG
- a CDS encoding methyltransferase family protein, which produces MNRDRALVAAQFALLAVILAGGRRGRGRPRSVRAAGSVLDAGGLGLLVWSGRTLGRNLTPLPTPVAGSTLVQRGPYRFVRHPIYTALLVLAGGWSVARGGWTSAAGTLLLAGLLRHKAGIEDAALAARHPEHAAYRARTGAFLPRIGRR; this is translated from the coding sequence ATGAACCGCGACCGTGCACTGGTCGCCGCGCAGTTCGCGCTGTTGGCGGTCATCCTGGCCGGGGGGCGGCGGGGGAGAGGTCGGCCCCGATCCGTCCGGGCGGCGGGCTCGGTGCTGGATGCGGGTGGGCTGGGCCTGCTCGTCTGGAGCGGGCGCACCCTGGGGCGGAACCTCACGCCGCTGCCCACCCCGGTCGCGGGGAGCACGCTGGTGCAACGCGGGCCCTACCGGTTCGTGCGGCACCCGATCTACACGGCGCTGCTCGTGCTGGCGGGCGGCTGGTCGGTCGCGCGGGGTGGGTGGACGAGCGCTGCGGGTACCCTCCTGCTCGCGGGATTGCTGCGCCACAAGGCTGGAATCGAGGACGCTGCGCTGGCTGCGCGTCACCCGGAACACGCCGCATACCGGGCGCGCACTGGGGCGTTCCTGCCGCGTATCGGCAGGCGCTGA
- a CDS encoding endonuclease III domain-containing protein — MPRPAPTFTAPATLPEVTRRLTGQYLPDGELPFPRTRPADLLSSLIRTILGQQNTRAAADRQYRALREAYPQWEAALLDGPDGIEDTLRGAGGGLHRSKAASVHGILTALAGPDENGPLTLEHLSGLTDEAARATLEALPGVGRHTAALMLLFDLHRPAMPVEGNLDRLARRLEWVPDAWTGARVERWFDAAVPRTTPDRLRLHVAGVRHGREVCLSRHPRCDACVLADLCPSAALLGPG, encoded by the coding sequence ATGCCCCGCCCCGCCCCCACGTTCACGGCGCCCGCCACCCTGCCGGAGGTCACGCGCCGCCTGACCGGCCAGTACCTCCCGGACGGGGAACTGCCCTTCCCCCGCACCCGCCCGGCGGACCTGCTGAGCAGCCTGATCCGCACCATCCTGGGCCAGCAGAACACCCGCGCCGCCGCCGACCGGCAGTACCGCGCGCTGCGCGAGGCCTACCCGCAGTGGGAGGCCGCGCTGCTGGACGGCCCGGACGGCATCGAGGACACCCTGCGCGGCGCCGGCGGCGGCCTGCACCGCAGCAAGGCCGCCAGCGTGCACGGCATCCTGACCGCCCTGGCCGGACCGGACGAGAACGGCCCCCTCACCCTGGAGCACCTGAGCGGCCTGACCGACGAGGCGGCCCGCGCGACCCTGGAAGCCCTGCCCGGCGTGGGCCGCCACACCGCCGCACTCATGCTCCTGTTCGACCTGCACCGTCCCGCCATGCCCGTCGAGGGGAACCTGGACCGGCTGGCCCGGCGACTGGAATGGGTCCCGGACGCCTGGACGGGCGCGCGGGTCGAACGCTGGTTCGACGCCGCCGTGCCCCGCACCACCCCGGACCGCCTGCGCCTGCACGTCGCGGGCGTCCGGCACGGGCGCGAGGTGTGCCTCAGCCGCCACCCGCGCTGCGACGCCTGCGTGCTGGCCGACCTGTGTCCCTCGGCCGCGCTGCTCGGACCGGGCTGA
- the lepB gene encoding signal peptidase I yields MTVPQTPAPIKPKQTALQKLWKEILEPIVFAVVITQFVATLVGVDGVSMMPNLRNGERVFVPKYETWLHKAGVGDFKRGDILIFKPPREASAKIDNLNKSAFGLYTYRPFLIKRLIGLPGDRVSITAGEVSVNGQPLDSTWTTAYWQEQGCWDTQSEVANNITSASIAGGTVNVVPDRQEFTVPDGQYFVMGDNRTATGSEDSRIMGAIPRRDVAGRAAAVVWPIMRKANVRYNCLTSSVEEFSGDNVLNWRLLTPPAGFGQLK; encoded by the coding sequence ATGACAGTCCCCCAGACGCCCGCCCCGATCAAGCCCAAGCAGACCGCGCTGCAGAAACTGTGGAAGGAGATCCTGGAACCCATCGTGTTCGCGGTGGTGATCACGCAGTTCGTGGCGACGCTCGTGGGCGTGGACGGCGTGAGCATGATGCCGAACCTCCGCAACGGTGAGCGTGTGTTCGTGCCGAAGTACGAGACGTGGCTGCACAAGGCGGGCGTCGGGGACTTCAAGCGCGGCGACATCCTGATCTTCAAGCCGCCCCGCGAGGCCAGCGCGAAGATCGACAACCTGAACAAGAGCGCGTTCGGGCTGTACACCTACCGGCCGTTCCTGATCAAGCGCCTGATCGGCCTGCCGGGCGACCGGGTCAGCATCACGGCGGGTGAGGTCAGCGTGAACGGCCAGCCGCTGGATTCGACCTGGACGACCGCCTACTGGCAGGAGCAGGGCTGCTGGGACACGCAGAGCGAGGTAGCGAACAACATCACGTCCGCGAGCATCGCGGGCGGGACCGTGAACGTCGTGCCGGACCGGCAGGAGTTCACGGTGCCTGACGGGCAGTACTTCGTGATGGGGGACAACCGCACCGCGACCGGCAGTGAGGACTCGCGCATCATGGGCGCCATTCCGCGCCGGGACGTGGCGGGGCGCGCGGCGGCCGTCGTGTGGCCGATCATGCGCAAGGCGAACGTCCGGTACAACTGCCTGACGAGCAGCGTCGAGGAGTTCAGCGGGGACAACGTCCTGAACTGGCGCCTGCTGACGCCGCCCGCGGGCTTCGGACAGCTGAAGTAA
- a CDS encoding alkaline phosphatase family protein produces MHLPPHAVRPDYAGGSVLNLAATLGAHHGVPTHHAAYRHPLPLHGARHVVLIVVDALGAGQLRDAITRGDAPTLASLTPTPGPVTSVFPSTTMAALTTLHTARAPAEHGYLGLTVWLDEAQAVVNLIRLYDVYTHTPLADAGFLAAVPSLYRQMRDRGVAAHVVMPAAYQHSVLTRWACDGAEYHPYAQPEETPALTAATLQPGQPSYTLVYFPDYDLICHGSGPDSPEAHAELRRTDRIVADLLAALPTNGDTLVVLTADHGQSAQLPDGYVDAITKKVMKTALRGPVAGEERAAYLRPQPGHHAEIAALLAPHATLLTADDAWTGGLFGPPAHADPRLRPRVGDLIAVPHPGHAIRRPTSPAPMPGLHGGWTAEEMLVPVLSARI; encoded by the coding sequence ATGCACCTGCCCCCGCACGCGGTCCGGCCCGACTACGCGGGCGGCAGCGTCCTGAACCTCGCCGCCACCCTGGGCGCGCATCACGGCGTGCCCACCCACCACGCCGCGTACCGCCACCCGTTGCCCCTGCACGGCGCGCGGCACGTCGTCCTGATCGTCGTGGATGCCCTGGGCGCCGGGCAGCTGCGGGACGCCATCACGCGCGGGGACGCGCCCACCCTGGCCTCCCTGACGCCCACCCCTGGCCCCGTCACCAGCGTGTTCCCCAGCACCACCATGGCCGCCCTGACCACCCTCCACACCGCCCGCGCGCCCGCCGAACACGGCTACCTGGGCCTGACCGTGTGGCTGGACGAGGCGCAGGCGGTCGTGAACCTCATCCGCCTGTACGACGTCTACACCCACACGCCCCTGGCGGACGCGGGGTTCCTGGCGGCCGTGCCGTCCCTGTACCGCCAGATGCGCGACCGGGGTGTGGCCGCGCACGTCGTCATGCCCGCCGCGTACCAGCACAGCGTCCTGACCCGCTGGGCCTGCGACGGCGCCGAGTACCACCCCTACGCCCAGCCCGAAGAGACGCCCGCCCTGACCGCCGCGACCCTCCAGCCGGGGCAGCCGTCGTACACGCTCGTGTACTTCCCCGACTACGACCTGATCTGCCACGGCTCCGGCCCCGACAGCCCCGAGGCGCACGCCGAACTGCGCCGCACCGACCGCATCGTCGCGGACCTCCTGGCCGCGCTGCCCACCAATGGCGACACGCTGGTTGTCCTCACCGCCGACCACGGCCAGAGCGCCCAGCTCCCAGACGGCTACGTGGACGCCATCACGAAGAAGGTCATGAAAACCGCACTGCGCGGCCCCGTCGCCGGGGAGGAACGCGCCGCGTACCTGCGCCCCCAGCCCGGGCACCACGCCGAGATCGCGGCGCTGCTGGCCCCACACGCCACCCTCCTGACCGCCGACGACGCCTGGACCGGCGGCCTGTTCGGCCCACCCGCCCACGCCGACCCCCGCCTGCGCCCGCGCGTGGGCGACCTGATCGCCGTCCCGCACCCCGGACACGCCATCCGCCGCCCCACCAGCCCCGCCCCCATGCCCGGCCTGCACGGCGGCTGGACCGCCGAGGAGATGCTCGTCCCCGTGCTGAGTGCGAGGATCTGA